The sequence CACGCCCCGTCCCACCGGTGGTCAGGAGTCCCTGGCCGAGAGGGCGCCGGTCTGGAAGTCCTCCCTGCGCCGCTCGACTGACTGACCCGCCCCGTCCCACAAGGTGGTTGAGGGAAGCTCTGGCGGATGAGGACGTCGATCTGGAAGACCTCCCTATCCCGCTCACCGACTGGTCCCCTCCCACCGGTGGTCAGGAGTCCCTGGACGAGAGGCACCGACCTGAGACCATCCCGTCCCCTCGACCGAACCGTCGCGTTCGAAACGGGAAGCGGCGCCGGGGGGCCGGATCGGTGGGGTAGCAGCCGGGGGGTGGGGTGGCAATGTGGCGTTGTCGTGAGAGACGGGTGGCGACACGCCGGAGTCGCGGGGACGGCGGCCGGCGGGCGGTCGGGTCCGCGCTGTGGCGGGGGCGTGATGGTGCAGGTCGGAGCAGGGGCCGGGGGTCAGGGGAGGCGGTAAGGAAGGAGTCACGTCGACGTTCGGTTAGTCCGGAATGCCGGTCGTTTGCTTGCTCATTACCTCTGTGCCGCTTACCGTTACGGCAGTGAGGAGTTACTCCGCGTCTCGCGGATTGCCATACGACCGAGCACGTTCCAGCAGCTGAGAGGCATAAAGGACACGTTCGTCGACCGGATTCGGCCGGGTCGCCGGGGGCGCGCCGCTGCGCGGTCCCGCGATGTCGTGCATCCGCGCGCGCGAGTAAATCCTCGCTAGGCAGGGCCCCGTACTCCGGACGGGCCCGCGGCGAGGAAGGATCTGCCTCATGGAGAGCGTCCTGCTGGGTGCAGCGCTGCTGGTGACCCTGGTCGCTCTCGTGATCGTCCTGGTACGGCGTCCCGGCACGCCCGGCAGGGCCGCGGCCGAGATGGCCCGGGCGCAGGGCGAGGCGGACGAGATCAGGGCGAAGGCCGCGAAGGACGCGCGGGCCGCCCTGGACAAGGCCGAGCGGGAGGCGCAGCAGGCCACCGCCACCGGACGCGCGGAGCTCGACGAGGAAGGCCGGACCCTGCGGGACGACCTCCGCACCGTCCGGGAGGACCTGGAGCGCCGGGAGGCGCGCCTCGCGGAGCGGGAGCAGCGGCTGGACGCCGAGGTGCGCCGCCTGGAGGAGTGGCAGGGACGGCTCGCCGAGACCAAGAAGGAGCTGGAGGCCCGCGGGCGGGAGCTCGACGGCGTCGCCGACGAGCGGCGCAAGGTCCTGGAGCAGGCGGCCGGGCTGACCGCCGAGCAAGCCAAGGGCGAACTGGTCGCGGCGATCGAGAACCAGGCGAAACGGGAGTCCATCCCGATCGTGCGGGAGATCGAGAACGCGGCGAAGGCGGAGGGCGACAAGCGCGCCCGCAAGATCGTGACACTGGCGATCCAGCGGGTCGCCAGCGAGCAGACGGCCGAGTCGGTGGTGTCGGTCCTGCACCTGCCGAGCGATGAGATGAAGGGCCGCATCATCGGCCGCGAGGGGCGCAACATCCGCGCCTTCGAGACGACCACGGGCGTGAACCTCATCATCGACGACACGCCCGAGGCGGTGCTGCTGAGCTGCTTCGATCCCGTGCGGCGCGAGGTCGGGCGGCTGACGCTGGAGAAGCTCGTCCTGGACGGCCGGATCCACCCCCAGCGGATCGAGGAGATCTACGAGCGCAGCCGCAGCGACGTCGAGCAGCTGTGCGTCCGCGCCGGCGAGGACGCCCTGGTCGAGGTCGGCATCGCCGACATGCACCCGGAGCTCATCGCGCTGCTCGGGCAGCTGCGGTACCGGACGTCCTACGGGCAGAACGTGCTCAAGCACCTGATCGAGTCCGCGCACATCGCGGGCATCATGGCGGGCGAGCTGCGGCTGCCGGTGGAGGTCGCGAAGCGGTGCACGCTGCTGCACGACATCGGCAAGGCGCTCACGCACGAGGTGGAGGGCAGCCACGCGCTGATCGGCGCCGAGATCGCCCGCCGCTACGGCGAGCACGAGGACGTCGTCCACGCGATCGAGGCGCACCACAACGAGGTCGAGGTCCGGACCGTGGAGGCCGTGCTCACCCAGGCCGCCGACGCGGTGAGCGGTAGCCGGCCGGG is a genomic window of Actinomadura citrea containing:
- the rny gene encoding ribonuclease Y — protein: MESVLLGAALLVTLVALVIVLVRRPGTPGRAAAEMARAQGEADEIRAKAAKDARAALDKAEREAQQATATGRAELDEEGRTLRDDLRTVREDLERREARLAEREQRLDAEVRRLEEWQGRLAETKKELEARGRELDGVADERRKVLEQAAGLTAEQAKGELVAAIENQAKRESIPIVREIENAAKAEGDKRARKIVTLAIQRVASEQTAESVVSVLHLPSDEMKGRIIGREGRNIRAFETTTGVNLIIDDTPEAVLLSCFDPVRREVGRLTLEKLVLDGRIHPQRIEEIYERSRSDVEQLCVRAGEDALVEVGIADMHPELIALLGQLRYRTSYGQNVLKHLIESAHIAGIMAGELRLPVEVAKRCTLLHDIGKALTHEVEGSHALIGAEIARRYGEHEDVVHAIEAHHNEVEVRTVEAVLTQAADAVSGSRPGARRESLEAYVKRLERLEEIARDRHEGVEKVFAMQAGREIRVMVKPDAVDDIQAQVIARDIAKQVEDELTYPGQIRVTVVRESRAIEFAR